In the genome of Raphanus sativus cultivar WK10039 chromosome 4, ASM80110v3, whole genome shotgun sequence, one region contains:
- the LOC130510729 gene encoding uncharacterized protein LOC130510729 isoform X2 encodes MGDTLIQHSVRRRSVVAAGKDSSPKRSLVAAIPRAVHQTIGIAVLLLSSSYVDSEMGSLQGLHQGSADAVSAIIGPHDCRGSHRPIRVKARSPRWYCL; translated from the exons ATGGGAGACACATTAATACAGCATTCTGTTAGAAGAAGAAGTGTGGTGGCAGCTGGGAAAGATTCGTCTCCTAAGAGAAGCTTAGTAGCTGCTATTCCAAGAGCTGTTCACCAAACGATCG GCATTGCAGTGCTTCTGTTATCCTCCTCTTATGTGGACTCGGAGATGGGCTCCTTACAAGGACTTCATCAAGGCAGTGCAG ATGCTGTCTCGGCCATTATTGGTCCTCACGATTGTAGAGGCTCTCACAGACCAATCAGAGTCAAAGCAAGAAGCCCCAGGTGGTACTGCCTCTAA
- the LOC130510729 gene encoding uncharacterized protein LOC130510729 isoform X1, which translates to MWTRRWAPYKDFIKAVQMLSRPLLVLTIVEALTDQSESKQEAPGGTASNASSESQSEPQTDSFSIRHQMQLGTHNRRLLVLFGSSMMLDHQPLTQRPILL; encoded by the exons ATGTGGACTCGGAGATGGGCTCCTTACAAGGACTTCATCAAGGCAGTGCAG ATGCTGTCTCGGCCATTATTGGTCCTCACGATTGTAGAGGCTCTCACAGACCAATCAGAGTCAAAGCAAGAAGCCCCAGGTGGTACTGCCTCTAATGCATCTTCAGAATCACAATCTGAGCCGCAGACTGACTCATTCTCTATCAGACATCAG ATGCAGCTTGGAACCCACAATCGAAGGCTGCTGGTCTTGTTTGGATCATCGATGATGCTGGATCATCAACCTCTCACTCAGCGACCGATACTTTTGTAG